Genomic window (Streptomyces cadmiisoli):
GATGCTTGCTGTCGGGACGCGCCCTATCGCGCCGGCGGAACTGCGGGCGGTCACCCCTGGCGCGTCGGCCAAAACCCACTGCGTGGTCGTAGATCCGGTCGACGTCACACGGCACCATGCTGGTCAATCTTCCACAGTGAGGAAGCGAGGGCGAGAGAAGGACGCGTACGAGGCGCCGACCGCAGCCACAACGGTCGACGACGCCGAGGTCTTGGAGCGTTGGCGGTCTTTCCTTCGGGCGGACAACGGCCCGGCGCGGGAGCTGATCACCGGGACAAGGGCCCTGACAGAGGGGGACGTCCAGATGCTTCGCTCATGGGCCGAGTCTCTGGCGCGACCGCCGCGTAGGCTGACAGCGGAGCGGATCTGGAGCGCGTACGAACGCGTCGGTGTCACTGCGTCGGATGCCCGTCGGCCGCGGGCACCGAAGGGGCCCATGGACTTGCTTGCCCTCGTGCGGTACGAAGCGGGCCTGGAGCCGCGCCCGCGCCCCTACCGCGACCAGGTCTTCGAACGGCTCGACGCGTGGATCGACCACCAGGAGCGCCAGGGACGGTCCTTCGACTCCGATCAGGTCTGGTGGATGGAGCGCATCGCGGACGGCACGGCGGTCGGCGGACACTTCGCCGCCGCATCACTCGACGCCGTTCCCTTCACCCTCAAGGGTGGCACGTCGGGCTTCTTGCGCGCGTTCGGCGAGCATGGTGCGGTCCGCCTGCTGGACGAGCTGCGGAGTGTGCTGGCGTGAGGGCGGGACTGCCGTCCGGCTGGACCGAGGTTCCGCTGGGCGAGCTGTTGCGCGAGCCGCTGGCGGGGGGCCGGTCCGGTCAGGCCGTGCCGGGAGGGGTGCCCGTCCTGCGCCTGCCCGCGCTGCGGTCGGCGACGGCCGACCTCGCCGAGTCCCGAGAAGGTCCGTGGGCCTCGGCAGCGGAAGCGGAAGCGGCCGGCCATCTGATCCGGCCGGGCGACATCCTGATGAGCCGCAATGGCGGGCCGGGGGCGCAGATCGGGCGGGCCGCCCTGGTCCGCGAGACCACCGGGCCCACCACGTACCCCGGCACCATGGTGCGGGTGAGGATCGACGAGCGGCTGATCGATCCCGAGTACCTGGTGTTGGCGTGGGCGTCCCGTGCCGTACGGCGCCAGATCGAGTCGTCCGTGCGTCAGGGCGCCGGCATGGGGCACATCGCGGCACGGGATCTGGAACGGGTTCGGCTGCCGCTGCCCCCACGGTCAGAGCAGGAGCGGATTAAGACCTCTCTCGCCTTCTGGTTCGCCCGGGTCGACGATGAGGAAGCCGCCGTCCGCGACATCCTGCGGCGGGTGGAAGACCTCCGCGCCCTCGTGATCGACCGGGGCGTCCTCGGCCACACCACGAACGGGCCGCACGCGGACCCGGAGTCTTCCGCAGGCGCCCACCACGCTCCCCTGCCCGCCGTCCCCGAGGGATGGCGATGGGCCACCCTCGGCGAGCTGGCCGAAGTTGTACGCGGGCCCGTGGCGAACAGCCGGCGTGCCGACGACCCGCACGAGGTCGAGGTGGGCTCCCTGCGCCCGGCCGAACTCCGGGGCGAACGCTGGGCACACGAGCGGATACCGACGGTGCGGCTGGACGCCCGTAGAGCGGAGGCGACCCGGTTGAGCCCCGGGGACGTCCTTTTTGTGCTGAGCGGACAGCCCGACAGCCTCGGCTTCGCCCGGGTGTGGGAACAGGACTCCTCACATCGCACGTACGTACCGAACCACCACGTGGCACGGGTCCGTATGACCGGGGACGCCCTGCACCCCCGGCTGCTCGCCCTGTACGCGAACGGGCCCGGCCGAAGCTGGCTACGGGGCGCCGCACGGAGCACAGTCGGCCTAGCCTCCCTGGGCCTCGACCAGCTGCGGCAGACCCCCGTACCCGTGCCTCCACTCGCCGAACAAGGCACGCTCCTGGCCTCCTTGGAGGCGTGGAACAGCGGACTCACCTCCGTTACGGCCTCGACCGAGGAAGCCTTGGCAATGGCGGACCGGCTGCGCGACGGCTGCCGGGAGCAGGCCCTCGCGGGCAGGCTGCCCCGCGGCGCAGCGCCGAGTAGCGAGAACGACGTACGACTCAAGGGAGCAGTGACCGTGCCGCCGACTACGCCCGCCCGACGGCCTGTCAACCGACCTGAGGTGGAACGCCAGGCCCAGCACCTTTGGACCTCCTTCCCGCCATTGACCGACGACGGCCTAACAGCCTTGGAGTACGGCGAGCAGGTGACATACCTACTCTTCCTCAAGACGGCGCAGGAGTTGCGGCGCCGACCTCTCAACCGCGTCGACGTCCTGGGGCGCGACGCCTGGGACGAGCTTGCGCTGCACGAGGGCACGGAACTGATCCAGCACTATGGCGACCTGCTGGCGGAGCTTGGCGAGCGCGGCGGCGTAGTCGGCCGCATCTTCCACAAGGCCCAGAACCGCCTCCGCCGCCCGCTGCACCTCCAGAACCTGATTCAACAGGTCGGGGAGGGGCTCCCCTGGTGGGACGAGCGGCCGGAGTGGCGCGCCCCGGTCTTCGACGCATTCCTCGCCCGGTGCGCTCAAGACCACCGGACCGCCGCAGGCCAGTACTTCACCCACCGGGAGCTGATCGACGCCATCGTCGCGTGCTGCCGTCCGACCGTCGAGGACACGATCGTGGACCCGGCCGCAGGCACCGGGGGATTTCTGGTGCGGTCCTTCGAGCACATTGCCCGGCACCTCCCGCCGGGCGTCCCGCCCGACCAGCGCGAGCAGCTGGCCCACGGCGCGATCCGCGGGACGGAACTGGTGGACGCGACGGCGCGCCTCGCCACCATGAACCTGTTCTTGCACGGCGTCGAGCGCATCGACGGCAACCGGGCGGCCATCGAGGTGCGGGACTCCCTCGCGGTAAGCCCCCGCCGCCGGGCCACCCTCGTCCTCACTGATCCGCCCATGGGGCAGCGACGCTCAGTGACCTCGTCCACCGGCACGTCCGACCTCCATGGCGCCGAGGAGCTCGCCCTCGCCCGGCCGGACTTCTGGGAGGCCACCAGCCATCAGCAGCTCAACTTCATCCAGCACGTCTACACCCTGCTGGAGATCGGCGGCCGGGCCGCCGTCGTCGTACCGGACGGCGTCCTTTTCATGAAGGGCGCCGGGGAACGGGTACGGAGACAGTTGCTGAAACAGTGCGACGTGCACACCCTGCTCCGCCTCCCCATCGGGTTCTCCGCAGGCTTCTCAGGGGTAAAGCTCAACGTCCTGTTCTTCGAGAAGGCCGCGGCCCGCCCCGACGGATCGCCGGCCACCCGCCAGCTCTGGGTCTACGACGCGCGGACCGGACACACGGCCGTCGCCGATTCCCCGGGCTCCGGTCTCGACGCGTTCGTCGCCGCCTACCGGCCCGGGCACCCGCCCGAGACCCGCGCCGCGTCAAGGGTGTTCAAGCCCTACTCCGTCGACGCGCTCCTCGCTACGCCCGGAGCCAACCTCGATCTCTACGCCGACCTGCGCGAGGAGGAGCTGGGAGCGGTTTCAGAGCCGCACCTGATCGCCCAGCAGATCTCCGAGCGGCTGGAGGACGCCTGGCGACGGTTCGCCAGGCTTGCGAAGGAACTCACGCCGCCGCGCGATGCCCGCACGTTCCGGTCCGGCTGAGGGGGATCCGATGCAGCTGCTGCAGCTGAGGCTGCCCGACTACCGCGGCCTGCGGGACTTCACCCTCGACCTGGAGAGCGCCGTCGACAAGGGGCAGGCCATCGCCGTACTGATTGGCCCCAACGGAGGCGGGAAGTCCCGGATCCTGCACGCGCTCGCGGAGCTTTTCGGGGCCCTCTACCGCTGCACCCTCGGCCATTCGGGCCGTACGGACTTCGGATACGAGGTGCGCTACCGGCTCCGCGACACGACCGTCGAGATCGTGCAGCCGTCCGCCGAGGCGGATCCAGTCATGTGGGTGACGGACGCCGCCGGGTCGCGCGACGAGACACCGCGTCACCACTGGCTCGGCCACCTTCCCGACCACGTCTTCGGGTATCAGGTGCACGGCCGGGTCCCTTGGGGCTCCGAGTTCGAGCGCCACGTGCACTTCGCCGAGGCGGAGCTGGCGACGTGGCGCGAGCAGTGGACGGAGTCCTGGTTTGCCTGGCAGGACCGGCCGGAGAACGAGGAGGGGGTGTGGTCAGAACAGCTGGAGCTGCCGATCACGTGCCCGCTGTACGCCCCGGGATTCCTGTGCACGCCCGACTGGCTCCCCCTGGTCCTGCTCTCCCTGGCCGGCCAGTGGGCGGACGTCTTCGGCGACTACCTCAGGGAGCAGGCCAGGGTGGACGGGGTTGTGTCCGCCACGCTACACCTGCGCGCCCCCGCGTCGGTAGGGGAGGATCTGTCGGCCCTGCCGTACTGGGGGCTGGGCGGGCCGCCGCGCGCCCTGTTCGCCGAGGCGGCAGCATCCGGCCGCTTCGGACCGGTGCCGGAATCGGACCCGCTGTACAGCGCAGGCACCCCCGACGACGGGTTCGCCCTCATCATGAGCAGCCCCGAGGACGTGCTCGCCTTCCGTAACCTCTTCGACAGCGACCTGTCGATGTTCGGGCTCCTTTCCACTCTTCAGATGGCCAGCTACCTGACGGTCGATGTGCGCGTCCGCAAAGCGGATGGCGCCGTCGTCCGGGCGGACCAACTGAGCTCCGGCGAACAGCAGATCCTTACCGTTCTCGGTCTTCTGCGACTCCAGCGAGGCCAGGAGTCACTCTTCCTCCTCGACGAACCCGACGCGCACTTCCATCCCGAGTGGAGCCGACGCTGGTATTCGTCAGTCCAGAGCATGCTCGGCGATGGACAGCGCTCACAGTTCATCGCCGCCACCCACGAGCCCCTCCTCGTCTCGAACATGCTGCGGCAGCAGATCCGGGTACTCGACACGGACGCCGACGGACGGACTAAGGCGCTCGTCCCGGACACCAGCCCACGAGGCCAAGGAGCCGGCGGGCTGCTCACCTCGGACCTGTTCCGCCTCCGGAGCCAACTCGACGAACACACCCAGGACCTGATCGACACCCAGTACCGCCTCATTCCTGTAGCTGAGGACGACCCCAGGGCGCGCCGAAAACTCCAGGAGGTCACCGACCAGCTCGACGGACTAGGGTTCGCCACTGGGCGCCGCGATAAGGTGCTTTCCTCCTTCCTGGCGGAACTGCACCGGCGACGCACGGAACTCATCGAACGGGCCCGAAACGGAACTGTGACGGGCGAGGAGCTGGAAGCGACCGCACGCGTCCTCTTCGACGAGCGCTTCTCCCGGGGGGTCTGATCCCGGTGCGTCACGTAGACAACACCGGACTCACCGCTCCACGCCAGTGGGCGGACAGAGCCGCCAAGGAACTCGAGAAGCTCCACGATGACGCGAAGGATGCAGACAAGGAGCTCTCCTTCCGCGAGATGTGGCGGGAGGACGCGATCCGCGACCGGCTGATCGCCCTCATGGACAAATGCTGGTACTGCGAGACCAGGGACAATCGGTCGCCTTACCACGTCGACCACTACCGGCCGAAGTCCGCCGTCGCCGGCGAGGCCAAGCACCGGGGGTACTGGTGGCTCGCCTATGACCCCGCCAATTACCGCCTCGCCTGCCACCATTGCAACAGCGGCGGTGCCCGCTACGGCAATCAAAGCGCCGGGCAGGGCAAGGGAGCCCGCTTCCCTCTACTCGGGCAACGCGCGTCGGTGGGCGAAAGCCTGGCGGGCGAACTGCCGGTGCTCCTTGATCCCGTGCTGGCCGAGGACGCCGATCTCGTCGGATTCGATAGCCAGGGCTACGCCCGGCGCAGGCCCGAAAAGCCCTACTCCGACGACGAGGTGGCCTGGGATCTCTGCCGGGTGGACGAGACCATACGGATACTCGCTCTCAATGCCGACCGGCTCATTGAGACAAGGTCCACCTTGATCGAGAAGGTGGACCGACTCGTCGAGCTATACCTCGTCCGCAGAGACGACGCCGTTGTGGCGCGGTACGCCCGCAAGGAGATCGACGACCTCACCCGGACGACCGCGGAGTGGAGCGCCGCGGCAGCGGCAGCGGAACGCTTGGCGCTCCTCGCCTACGGCCGCTCGGGAGATGAGGTGACCCCTCAGGGAGGGGCGGGGGGCGATGTCGCCGAACGCGCGAGCGACGGAACCGAGCCTGCGGCGGCCACGGCGACGGCTCATCGCGTCGACCTACGGACCCTAGTGGCCGCCTTGCCCCCCGAGGCGTTCTCCACAGGTGG
Coding sequences:
- a CDS encoding N-6 DNA methylase; the protein is MRAGLPSGWTEVPLGELLREPLAGGRSGQAVPGGVPVLRLPALRSATADLAESREGPWASAAEAEAAGHLIRPGDILMSRNGGPGAQIGRAALVRETTGPTTYPGTMVRVRIDERLIDPEYLVLAWASRAVRRQIESSVRQGAGMGHIAARDLERVRLPLPPRSEQERIKTSLAFWFARVDDEEAAVRDILRRVEDLRALVIDRGVLGHTTNGPHADPESSAGAHHAPLPAVPEGWRWATLGELAEVVRGPVANSRRADDPHEVEVGSLRPAELRGERWAHERIPTVRLDARRAEATRLSPGDVLFVLSGQPDSLGFARVWEQDSSHRTYVPNHHVARVRMTGDALHPRLLALYANGPGRSWLRGAARSTVGLASLGLDQLRQTPVPVPPLAEQGTLLASLEAWNSGLTSVTASTEEALAMADRLRDGCREQALAGRLPRGAAPSSENDVRLKGAVTVPPTTPARRPVNRPEVERQAQHLWTSFPPLTDDGLTALEYGEQVTYLLFLKTAQELRRRPLNRVDVLGRDAWDELALHEGTELIQHYGDLLAELGERGGVVGRIFHKAQNRLRRPLHLQNLIQQVGEGLPWWDERPEWRAPVFDAFLARCAQDHRTAAGQYFTHRELIDAIVACCRPTVEDTIVDPAAGTGGFLVRSFEHIARHLPPGVPPDQREQLAHGAIRGTELVDATARLATMNLFLHGVERIDGNRAAIEVRDSLAVSPRRRATLVLTDPPMGQRRSVTSSTGTSDLHGAEELALARPDFWEATSHQQLNFIQHVYTLLEIGGRAAVVVPDGVLFMKGAGERVRRQLLKQCDVHTLLRLPIGFSAGFSGVKLNVLFFEKAAARPDGSPATRQLWVYDARTGHTAVADSPGSGLDAFVAAYRPGHPPETRAASRVFKPYSVDALLATPGANLDLYADLREEELGAVSEPHLIAQQISERLEDAWRRFARLAKELTPPRDARTFRSG
- a CDS encoding AAA family ATPase, coding for MQLLQLRLPDYRGLRDFTLDLESAVDKGQAIAVLIGPNGGGKSRILHALAELFGALYRCTLGHSGRTDFGYEVRYRLRDTTVEIVQPSAEADPVMWVTDAAGSRDETPRHHWLGHLPDHVFGYQVHGRVPWGSEFERHVHFAEAELATWREQWTESWFAWQDRPENEEGVWSEQLELPITCPLYAPGFLCTPDWLPLVLLSLAGQWADVFGDYLREQARVDGVVSATLHLRAPASVGEDLSALPYWGLGGPPRALFAEAAASGRFGPVPESDPLYSAGTPDDGFALIMSSPEDVLAFRNLFDSDLSMFGLLSTLQMASYLTVDVRVRKADGAVVRADQLSSGEQQILTVLGLLRLQRGQESLFLLDEPDAHFHPEWSRRWYSSVQSMLGDGQRSQFIAATHEPLLVSNMLRQQIRVLDTDADGRTKALVPDTSPRGQGAGGLLTSDLFRLRSQLDEHTQDLIDTQYRLIPVAEDDPRARRKLQEVTDQLDGLGFATGRRDKVLSSFLAELHRRRTELIERARNGTVTGEELEATARVLFDERFSRGV
- a CDS encoding HNH endonuclease; the protein is MRHVDNTGLTAPRQWADRAAKELEKLHDDAKDADKELSFREMWREDAIRDRLIALMDKCWYCETRDNRSPYHVDHYRPKSAVAGEAKHRGYWWLAYDPANYRLACHHCNSGGARYGNQSAGQGKGARFPLLGQRASVGESLAGELPVLLDPVLAEDADLVGFDSQGYARRRPEKPYSDDEVAWDLCRVDETIRILALNADRLIETRSTLIEKVDRLVELYLVRRDDAVVARYARKEIDDLTRTTAEWSAAAAAAERLALLAYGRSGDEVTPQGGAGGDVAERASDGTEPAAATATAHRVDLRTLVAALPPEAFSTGGIALTGRGKRGPARATLRKDGIIECFQQPLATPTSAARMATGDEKVDGWTFWSLTVDGTTRTLSDLRDFLITQDG